A window of Proteus columbae contains these coding sequences:
- a CDS encoding peptidylprolyl isomerase, producing MSKPSFDSIESQASYGIGLQVGQQLTESGLQGLEPAALLAGLTDALEGNAPSVPVETLHNALRTMHERAEAVRQERQAELADAGKVFLEENVKNEGVQVTESGLQYKVLTAGEGAIPARTDHVRVHYTGRLIDGTVFDSSVQRGQPAEFPVNGVIAGWIEALTLMPVGSKWELYIPYQLAYGERGAGAAIPPFATLVFEVELLEIL from the coding sequence ATTCTATTGAATCACAGGCAAGTTACGGTATTGGTCTGCAAGTCGGTCAACAACTGACTGAGTCAGGTCTTCAAGGATTAGAGCCCGCAGCACTGTTAGCTGGCTTGACCGATGCATTAGAAGGTAATGCGCCTTCTGTACCTGTTGAAACATTACACAATGCCTTACGTACTATGCACGAGCGTGCTGAAGCTGTTCGTCAAGAACGCCAAGCAGAGCTGGCTGATGCTGGTAAAGTTTTCTTAGAAGAAAATGTGAAAAATGAAGGCGTTCAGGTTACAGAATCAGGTTTACAGTACAAAGTCCTGACAGCGGGTGAAGGTGCAATCCCTGCGCGTACTGATCATGTTCGTGTTCACTACACGGGGCGTTTAATTGATGGTACTGTGTTTGATAGCTCAGTTCAACGTGGCCAACCTGCTGAATTTCCAGTAAATGGCGTTATCGCAGGCTGGATTGAAGCATTAACATTAATGCCAGTAGGCTCAAAATGGGAATTATATATTCCTTACCAATTAGCTTATGGCGAACGTGGTGCGGGTGCGGCTATTCCTCCATTCGCGACATTAGTATTTGAAGTAGAATTATTAGAAATTTTATAA